In Glycine max cultivar Williams 82 chromosome 7, Glycine_max_v4.0, whole genome shotgun sequence, a single window of DNA contains:
- the LOC100785151 gene encoding importin-11 isoform X2, protein MQTILHGFSSLSQSCNLNAEDQPHELYLTCERWLLCSKIVRQLIISGFQSDSKCFQEVRPVKEVSPVLLSAIQSLLPYYSSFQKQYPKFWDFVKRACTKLMKILVAFQGRHPYSFGDKFVLSSVLDFCLNRITDPDPYLLSFEQFLIQCMVMIKNILECKEYKPSLTGRVMDENGVTLELMKKNISSAVGGVLTSLLPTERIVHLCNVLISRYFVLTASDLEEWYRNPESFHHEQDMVQWTEKLRPCAEALYIVLFETNSQLLGPVVVSLLQESMNNCPTSVAEITPALLLKDAAYGATAYVYYELSNYLSFKDWFNGALSLELSNEHPNLRIIHRKVAIILGQWVSEIKDDTKRPVYCALIRLLQDKDLSVRLAACRSLCLHIEDANFSEREFVDLLPICWDSCFKLFEDVREFDSKVQILNLISILIGHVSEVIPFANKLVQFFQKVWEESSGESLLQIQLLVALRNFVVALGYQSPICYNILLPILENGIDINSPDELNLLEDSMLLWEATLSHAPSMVPQLLQYFSRLVEIMERNFDHLQVAMNIIEDYIILGGNDFLSMHATNIAKILDLVIGNVNDKGILSVLPVVDILIQCFPMEVPPLISSTLQKLIVGCLSGGDDHNPSKTSVKASSAAILARLLVMNTNSLAQLASDPSTSQLLQTASIPVQENILLCLVDIWVDKVDNVSSIQKKTIGLALSIILTSRLPQVLDKLDQILSVCTSVILGRNDDLTEEESSGDMSSSTSPDEGTIPSKELRKRQIKFSDRINQLSLEDSVRENLQKCASIHGESFDAAMSSMHPSAFAQLEQALKITFNLSRH, encoded by the exons ATGCAGACAATACTGCATGGTTTCTCATCTCTTTCTCAAAGCTGTAATCTAAATGCTGAAGATCAGCCTCATGAACTTTATCTTACATGTGAGCGATGGCTGTTATGTTCGAAGATTGTTCGGCAATTAATTATTTCTGGAtttcaaagtgattcaaagtGTTTTCAG GAGGTTCGGCCAGTCAAGGAAGTCTCACCTGTGCTCTTGAGTGCCATTCAATCACTCCTTCCATACT ATTCGTCTTTTCAAAAACAATATCCTAAATTTTGGGACTTTGTAAAGAGGGCATGTACCAAATTGATGAAAATTTTAGTTGCCTTTCAGGGCAGACATCCATACTCATTTGGTGATAAATTTGTTCTTTCATCGGTCTTGGACTTCTGTTTGAATAGGATAACAGATCCTGATCCATATCTGTTGTCATTTGAGCAATTTCTCATTCAGTGTATGgtgatgattaaaaatattctgGAATGTAAGGAGTACAAGCCAAGTCTTACTGGTAGGGTGATGGATGAAAATGGAGTTACACTGGAGCTGATGAAGAAAAACATTTCCAGTGCGGTTGGTGGTGTTTTAACTTCCCTTCTTCCCACTGAACGGATAGTCCACTTGTGTAATGTGTTGATATCGAG GTATTTTGTTCTGACAGCAAGTGATTTGGAAGAGTGGTATCGTAACCCTGAGTCTTTTCACCATGAGCAGGATATGGTTCAGTGGACAGAAAAATTGAGGCCATGTGCTGAAGCTTTGTACATTGTATTATTTGAAACTAATAGCCAA TTGCTAGGTCCTGTTGTGGTCTCTCTTCTTCAAGAGTCTATGAATAATTGTCCAACTTCAGTGGCGGAAATTACTCCTGCATTGCTTCTTAAAGATGCTGCTTATGGTGCTACTGCTTATGTTTATTATGAACTCTCAAACTACTTGAGTTTTAAAGACTG GTTTAATGGTGCTTTATCACTCGAACTCTCAAATGAACATCCAAATTTGCGTATCATTCATCGTAAAGTTGCTATAATTTTGGGGCAGTGGGTTTCTGAG ATCAAAGATGATACAAAAAGGCCTGTATACTGTGCATTAATCAGATTGTTACAGGACAAAGATTTATCTGTCCGG ctgGCAGCATGTCGATCCCTATGCTTGCATATTGAAGATGCAAACTTTTCAGAGAGGGAGTTTGTTGATCTTCTTCCTATTTGTTGGGATTCATGTTTTAAGTTGTTTGAGGATGTTCGGGAATTTGATTCAAAG gttcagattttgaatttgatctcTATCCTTATCGGACATGTTAGTGAAGTTATTCCATTTGCAAACAAGTTGGTGCAATTTTTTCAGAAG GTCTGGGAGGAGTCTTCTGGTGAAAGTCTGCTGCAGATACAGCTTCTTGTTGCCCTGAGAAACTTTGTGGTTGCACTTGGTTACCAGTCACCCATTTGCTACAATATACTACTGCCAATTCTGGAGAATGGAATTGATATTAATAGTCCAGATGAACTCAATCTCCTAGAAGATAGCATGCTG TTATGGGAGGCCACACTTTCTCATGCTCCATCAATGGTGCCTCAATTGTTACAATATTTTTCACGCCTTGTGGAGATTATGGAAAGAAATTTTGACCATTTACAG GTTGCTATGAACATAATTGAAGATTACATAATTTTGGGTGGAAATGACTTTCTGAGCATGCATGCAACAAATATTGCTAAAATTCTTGATTTGGTTATTGGAAATGTCAATGACAAAGGCATTCTTTCAGTTCTTCCTGTGGTTGATATCTTAATACAG TGTTTCCCCATGGAAGTGCCGCCACTTATTAGCAGTACTTTACAA AAGTTAATTGTAGGATGTTTGAGTGGAGGAGATGATCACAATCCTTCTAAAACATCTGTTAAAGCATCTTCTGCTGCCATCCTggctaggcttttagtgatgaATACAAATTCACTTGCCCAATTAGCATCAGATCCATCAACTTCTCAACTGCTTCAGACAGCATCCATCCCAGTTCAAGAAAATATACTTCTTTGTCTGGTTGACATTTGGGTTGACAAG GTAGATAATGTTTCTTCCATCCAGAAGAAGACAATTGGCTTAGCCCTCTCAATAATTCTGACATCAAGACTGCCTCAAGTACTTGACAAACTGGATCAAATTTTGAG TGTTTGCACTAGTGTAATTCTGGGCAGAAATGATGACTTAACCGAGGAAGAGTCCAG TGGTGACATGAGCTCCAGCACGTCTCCTGATGAGGGCACCATTCCTAGTAAAGAACTCAGAAAAAGACAG ATCAAATTTTCAGACCGTATCAATCAGCTGTCTCTTGAGGACAGTGTGAGAGAAAATCTACAAAAATGTGCTTCTATTCATGGAGAATCATTTGATGCTGCAATGAGCAGTATGCATCCATCTGCATTTGCACAATTGGAGCAGGCGTTGAAGATCACATTTAATTTGAGCAGGCATTGA